In Arachis stenosperma cultivar V10309 chromosome 1, arast.V10309.gnm1.PFL2, whole genome shotgun sequence, one DNA window encodes the following:
- the LOC130983761 gene encoding protein ALP1-like, producing MFLHIIAHDVKIRVIKRQFVRSEETISRRFNDVLLAILRCHNLLLKKPQPFSQDRMDERWKWFKDCLGALDGTHIKVNVLEADKPRYRNRKSDITTNVLGVVAPDMQFIYVLAGWEGSAADSRVLRDALFRNGFSVPQGHYYLCDAGYMNCEGFLAPYRGQKYHLSEFNPHNQPSTAQEFFNMKHSQARNVIERAFGVLKARWEILRGRSFYPIKTQGRIITACCLLHNHIRRVMVVDPIDEIEDQNILGVDGETIHHIETSDAWGRWRDQLAQEMWNQWRRRHHAR from the exons ATGTTTTTACATATTATAGCACATGACGTCAAAATTAGAGTAATAAAGAGACAATTTGTGAGATCTGAAGAAACAATTAGTAGGAGGTTTAATGATGTATTGCTTGCTATTTTGAGATGTCATAATCTTTTACTGAAGAAACCTCAACCATTTAGCCAGGATAGAATGGATGAACGATGGAAATGGTTTAAG GATTGCCTAGGAGCCTTAGATGGTACTCATATCAAAGTCAATGTCCTTGAGGCTGACAAGCCTAGATATCGAAACAGAAAAAGTGACATAACAACCAATGTGCTTGGAGTGGTTGCTCCTGATATGCAATTTATCTACGTACTGGCGGGTTGGGAGGGTTCAGCTGCGGATTCTAGGGTATTGCGAGATGCACTATTTCGCAATGGGTTTAGTGTTCCCCAAG GTCATTATTACTTATGTGATGCTGGATATATGAATTGTGAAGGATTTTTGGCACCTTATAGAGGACAAAAATATCATTTGAGTGAGTTTAATCCACATAATCAACCTAGTACAGCCCAAGAGTTTTTTAATATGAAACACTCACAAGCTAGGAATGTCATTGAAAGGGCATTTGGAGTATTGAAAGCAAGATGGGAAATTTTGAGGGGAAGATCATTTTATCCTATTAAGactcaaggaagaattataactGCTTGTTGCCTTTTGCATAATCATATTAGAAGAGTGATGGTTGTGGATCCTATTGATGAGATAGAAGATCAAAATATACTTGGAGTAGATGGTGAGACGATCCACCATATTGAAACGAGTGATGCTTGGGGTAGATGGAGAGATCAACTTGCACAAGAAATGTGGAACCAATGGAGGAGAAGACATCACGCTCGATAA
- the LOC130941149 gene encoding short-chain dehydrogenase TIC 32 B, chloroplastic-like gives MKATVRYLAGIAGPSGFGSNSTAEQVTLQHHSSSCNLTALITGASSGIGAETARVLAKRGVKVVIAARDLKKAKDVIENIRKETPNAEVILLEIDLSSFASIQRFCSEFLALELPLNILINNAGIFSPNLEFSEDKFEMTFATNYLGHFLLTKMLLEKLIDTAKKTGIEGRIINVSSVIHSWVNRGCFRFNDMLAGKNYNGTRAYAQSKLASILHVKEMARQLKARNARVTINAVHPGIVKTGIIRAHKGLITDSIFFIASKLLKSKSQGAATTCYVALSPQAEGVSGKYFTDCNECNCSSLASNEFEARKLWNNTHALLHKRLRQAAT, from the exons ATGAAGGCAACAGTAAGGTACTTAGCTGGAATAGCAGGGCCAAGTGGTTTTGGCTCTAACTCTACCGCTGAACAAGTCACTCTTCAACATCATTCTTCCTCTTGCAATCTAACCGCTCTCATAACTG gAGCAAGTTCTGGAATTGGAGCTGAAACAGCAAGGGTGTTAGCAAAGAGAGGAGTGAAAGTAGTTATTGCAGCGAGAGACCTAAAGAAAGCAAAAGATGTGATAGAGAATATTCGAAAAGAGACACCAAATGCTGAGGTTATTCTATTGGAGATTGATCTTAGCTCCTTTGCTTCTATTCAGAGATTTTGTTCCGAGTTCTTAGCTTTGGAACTCCCCCTCAATATTCTCAT AAATAATGCAGGAATATTCTCTCCAAATCTTGAGTTCTCTGAAGATAAATTTGAAATGACATTTGCTACAAATTACTTAG GACATTTTTTGTTAACGAAGATGCTATTAGAGAAATTGATAGATACAGCAAAGAAGACAGGCATTGAAGGAAGAATAATAAACGTTTCCTCTGTCATCCATAGCTGGGTGAACAGAGGCTGTTTTCGCTTCAATGACATGCTTGCCGGAAAAAA CTATAATGGCACACGCGCATATGCTCAGTCAAAATTGGCCAGCATTCTACATGTGAAGGAAATGGCTAGACAGCTCAAG GCACGGAATGCTAGAGTAACTATCAATGCAGTTCATCCAGGAATCGTGAAGACTGGGATTATTAGAGCTCACAAGGGCTTAATTACGG ATTCCATATTTTTCATTGCATCCAAATTACTCAAATCAAAATCACAGGGTGCGGCAACCACATGTTATGTTGCTCTAAGTCCCCAAGCAGAAGGAGTGAGTGGGAAATATTTCACAGATTGCAATGAATGTAACTGCTCAAGTCTTGCAAGCAATGAATTCGAAGCACGAAAGCTATGGAACAACACACATGCCTTGCTTCACAAGCGACTCCGTCAAGCAGCAACTTGA